From the genome of Vicia villosa cultivar HV-30 ecotype Madison, WI unplaced genomic scaffold, Vvil1.0 ctg.000843F_1_1, whole genome shotgun sequence:
ggaaaTTGTTGAACGACaattcaatgcactagtcccagTGGAGACAATAATTTTCcagataaatatttataaattttttgttgcttgtcgctttaccgcttcaacaagcATTACTGGCGTTGTTGATGACATTGTTTGCACCATGATgtatattgaaaaagaaaaagaaagaaaaaaggaatcGATGTGTAACAAAGCTGTGACACCATCATAAAGTTTTAAATGAGTATGATAAAAATGAAGAGAGAGTGAGAGTTCAATGGAGAAGGAGAaagtaaaattgaaaattttagaaaatttctttacccacctccctatgggggtcacccccagcgaaaaacccattttaccccgcttcggaaatgcatttccgaaataattttttttttcaaaatttttccagacttcggaagtgcatttccgaaaaaatcccaaaaattggaattttgactaattcggagatgcatctccgaaacaacaaaaaaaatcttaaaaaatcccaaaaattaattttaggatattaattaattcacatatcataaatttgatataatttatgagtaataaataataataattatatattttgatataatttatgagttatgaataatagttattatatatttctatcctaattcaaattttaaaatttaaaataattttaattaaaataattaaaataatttcacttacaaaataagttataattttttatttatatatttataataattgttaatctttataaaaaaaataacatattcttattttaaaacaaaactcacgtttttattttctttaaaaaaatcatattcaattaattaaagtaaataataaaattgtttcaattttaaatagaataaaaaataatgctcaaaatgtgcataaataatgaataataagcacacaaatatgtaaaaataaaaaatatatataatattttttaaaatgtttaaaaatgattacaaaatattatcaatttcattgttcactttatataatatttttggattaatCATTAATCCttctttgtttttatatttactgtttatatagtttttatattttaacgcactatttaaaaatataacaatttttatagtgtatataaagtatatataatataagtttatttaaataaaaataacaaaatttgattgaaggtcagattttttttaatttcaatataacgtttattatttattaatattaaaaaatttataatttgaaaattaaaaattaaaataagtttgtaGAATATAGTTTTTCTTAATTATCAAAACTgtcatttgtttaaaattgagataaatcattatttaataaaaaataacatttcctacaaataaatattaaaaatcacgtatttttaagaaaaattaatataaattacgtgattattattattattaattataatacattatttttattatttattaagaaaaaaatgtgattttttaattaaaaaaacgtgtattcattatttgaaacaaatttcacaattatttaaaatacaattatatattttttttcacaataaaattattatgctaattattatttagtttttgtaCATTTTTTATAGACACTTTgtgaatttatatatattatatttaaaaatgaaacaactttattatttatattaagtgaattcaatatgattaaatttaaataaaattaaaaaaaaaatcaaaaatatttagcattatgattttttttatatgaagtataattagatagttatacaaaaatgtgaaaaatctattttatgtATGAGAATAGGGAATTATGATTTATTAGAGAGGAAgttatttattactaaaaataggagaaaattattttaagtaagaatcttGAGAAAATTATTGATTCACTtttattttatacctattaattgtattgattcaccttgattttaattttttaataattattgaattatttcggaagtgtatatctgaaacattccaagaccaatttggtcttggaatatttcggatatgcatctccgaaaacacctccctctcccaaaaaggagtgttttcggaaatgcatctccgaaaactcaaaaaaggggtgttttcggaaatgcatctccgaaaacaccttttttttcgtgttttcggaagtgcatttccgaaaacacctttttttccaataaaagtacgtttttggaaatgtatttccgaaataaagggtattttagtaatttcgccagaggtggctaaagaaatttccaaatttTTTCATTGAATTACTTTGAAATTTAGTTAcacttaatatattttaatatgtgGTACATTTCAACAAGGGTGGAATTACAATGACTTGTCCACTAAACTATTGCTTAATAAGAGCCTTAACAAGAATCATCCTTATTATTCAAGAGTCTAAAAACAATAGTTACTTACAATATTTCCTTATTATACTTTTAACTACTTTAAGAACTATTTGAAAACTACTGACCCGCCATATATGAGGCCGCTTTTTaagtaatattataaaatttagattttaatttatcattaatttacaatatttctaattgatttaattCAATTGAATTATCCCTTTAATTTTAGTTATAACTTAGAGTTTAACAATACATTATAGCACATTGTTATATAATAGATTATAAACTATAGCTGAAAATTTATGGTTTAGTtttataatattttgattcaaaatattatattagaaACAATTCGAATATTTTGTTTGTCTATTTGAAAATTCTAAGTTaaatttgaaagttttgtttgataatatttttaacatttaatatttgaagttaaattttataatatataatcgCATTTATAATTAAGAATTATATTTAAAAAgagtattaaaatatttgtttgtcTATTTAAAAGTATTGTTTGACCACTTTATTTTAAACATTGtaatatagttttttttctaattattatGGTTTTAAAACTGATACATGTGAacgatttttttaaaactattttatgcataattttttatggagtaaaatattatataatacatATTTTTTGAGAATTATTGATAGAGACGAAAAAAAATATAGATACGAAAAAAAATGAAAGTAATGATaagtataagaaaaataaaataaattatattttataattgttGATACGaaattaattatctcttttttttaGTGATTTAAATAGTGACAATGTTATCATTTTTATTAAGagacaaaaattttatttttatttttataggaaTTAAATTAATTCTcataatattttatcaaattatttgaaaattgattaatttaatttttataagtaTTGAATTGACTCTCATaatttttaacaaattatttaaaaattaattaatttaatttttttataagaaattaatGTGCGCAATAGAAAATAGAATGAAAGTTTAATAATTTAAGTTTTGATGTATGGTGGATATATAACTGGTACATGTATGTAACTTATAATAATATATGTTTCGATGTATTGCAGATGTACAATTTATACAAGTATATaacattatatatggaatggagaagtaataacaaaaataaattgatGAGCATATATgatttttagttaaaataataaaaaggtatataacattatatatggaatggagaagtaataacaaaaataaattgatCAGTATATATgatttttagttaaaataataaaaaagggaaaaattgtgaaatatgaaaatagaagtgtttttaattaaaaaaaaatccaaatgaaacatttttcttaaataaataaaagaagtttGGGAATGTTGTGTTTGGAAGAGTGTCGCAtcaaatttttagaaaatattgtGGCGAGTAAGAGAATGTGTTGTGAATAAAATAGTGTGAGGTTGAGTTTTAATATACTAtaatagatagatagatataAAATAAATCTTCTTTTCTCATCCATTTCATTATTGTTCTATTGAAcaaatccaaagattcattcACTTAAGTGTGTCTATTATATTGAATGTTTCTACCACATACTAAGATGCCGAATTATTTTGCACCTTTCATGAAGAACACATAGGACACAAGGAGCATATGTCCAACATATCCATTCCAATATGTCCGAGCAATTCAGAAATAGGTACCACGTGAAGTGGAAACAAAAAGTACAAACAACATGCATTCATATGTAGCAAACTCAACCCATCACAAATTTAATCAATAAGTTTTTAACAAATGTTACAATGAAAAATATCTCAACATTATTATGCCACAcataagacatgataaaaaaaagTTGTGTACACCGAACAGTTAATCACATAAAAATCATTGACCAAATAACCTCTCCAAATCATGCATCTTAGGTTCTTCTCAAACCATGAAGCATGACAAGCAAGAGGAATACTAATGACCCAAGAAGTGAAATCAAACATGAAGCAGCAACTTGGTTACAAAACTTGTCAAAAACATTGCACACTTTGTTCCATAACACATGTGAGTTTCCATGCTTGGCAAGAACACCAATAGCCAATGCAGCACCATTGCCAGAGAAGAGTAAAGCTACCATTGTTGCATCAAGTAGAGTGATCAATGTCACCAGCAATTTACTTTTGTGTCCATTTGCAAGAGCAATAATGAAAGATAAGGTTGCATATGCACATGCTATAATATTTGCCACCACATAATACCTAATACATGAAAAAAAATGTTGATGTGTCAGTCgcatatgtttattttttaatatattattttaatatatgagTATTTTTTATGTAACTAAATTTAAAACtgctaaaaaaaaaagaaagaaaagaaaagtcaagaTCTTTTTGTATAATGGTAGGATGTATCGATTGGATTTTGTGGGGATTTGTAGCCCTTCAGCTccacaaataaaaaatttatggCAACTATGAATATAAATGCATTGAAAGGATATAGTATCTATAGGGGCGGCTATGATTTGGTTTACAACGATTTGAATGCACCATGCCTATAACAGTCCTAACTtactttttactattttattttagaGTATACATAAATGCACAAATGAAGCACGTACAATttcaacaattaaattaaatagaatctcataaaatatttttattatgtttaaattACGGTAAAACAGTACATTTATTGATTTTGTCATAGTAAAATTATAACTAAtcttcataattttaaaaaattcaagacGTCTCTTACAACACCTAAAACCATATGGACATTGATACGTGTTGAACACCAAACAcatatttatttgaaaatatcGGTATTAtatattatcttcataacgaTTTATAAACAAAATTCAATATTTCATACTTATTAAGAAAATTCaaacttttatatatttatttaaatattttttataaaaagatgtaaaaataatttcaattcattgttgttttaaaaaaaaagcaaattaaattaaatgcatttaattttaattaattttaaaaataaaataaaataaaatacttaaatgaattaaaattgattttttttaatgataaagttATAAATCATTACATCACAATAAATTCTATTTGATAAagttgttttttaaatttataatttacatTTTATAGCCTATtagttcaaatatttaaaataaacttttagtaattataatttttaattttctcacaaactaaatacttatttttattcaagttaaagaaaaaaaacaattattctaAAAGACCAGAACAATAATAAACATAAACTATAGAGACAATttctaaaaataagaaaaaagaaaaataatgtaataaaaaaaacttacacATAGGCAGACATGTAATGCCACTTAGCAGTAACAGGAATATCCAAAGGTGGCAAAGAATCTGAAATGCTAATTGGAACCACTTTGGTCTGTTTATCTGCAACAATAACTACAGCAGCCACAAGTGTTAGAACCAAAGCACAAAGCCTTAGAAGCAAATTACACTTTCCTTCTAGTGAAGACTTTGCCACCCCACTTCCCTTCACCTCCTTCCTACTCTGAACCTCCATTTCTTCCAATCAATAGTAAACAAATGTACTATCTGAGTTTCTTGTAAAAGGAAAAAGTGCTAATAAGTAGTGATGATACCAAAAATG
Proteins encoded in this window:
- the LOC131631535 gene encoding CASP-like protein 1E2, whose protein sequence is MEVQSRKEVKGSGVAKSSLEGKCNLLLRLCALVLTLVAAVVIVADKQTKVVPISISDSLPPLDIPVTAKWHYMSAYVYYVVANIIACAYATLSFIIALANGHKSKLLVTLITLLDATMVALLFSGNGAALAIGVLAKHGNSHVLWNKVCNVFDKFCNQVAASCLISLLGSLVFLLLVMLHGLRRT